From Aerosticca soli, a single genomic window includes:
- a CDS encoding helix-turn-helix domain-containing protein, producing the protein MASAFGSRLRRFREAKKLTLQQVADAVGCTKAYIWELEMKEGQRPSAERVQALARVLGVTMEDIMGEPIPQVPEASPEDVAFFREYAGMTEEEKRRYRQALEIMFPDKGQGGD; encoded by the coding sequence ATGGCTTCCGCGTTTGGATCTCGCCTGCGGCGATTCCGCGAGGCGAAGAAATTGACCCTGCAGCAGGTGGCCGACGCGGTCGGCTGCACCAAGGCTTACATCTGGGAACTGGAGATGAAGGAGGGCCAACGCCCCTCCGCCGAGCGCGTGCAGGCGCTGGCCAGGGTGTTGGGCGTCACGATGGAAGACATCATGGGTGAGCCCATCCCCCAGGTTCCCGAGGCCAGTCCCGAGGACGTGGCCTTCTTCCGCGAGTACGCCGGGATGACGGAGGAGGAGAAGAGACGCTACCGGCAGGCGCTCGAGATCATGTTCCCCGACAAGGGCCAGGGCGGGGACTGA
- a CDS encoding ImmA/IrrE family metallo-endopeptidase, with protein MGTACHLTGSIAASHVHKWLRAWYGADVPEAIDLDVVRQMLPTTPYGKGVREIRPPVQFNDDAFEGMLARDPGDPEVWGIAYNGTVSPQRQRFTIAHELGHFILHRDRQQRFNCDKESVYSGHETMRLIEREADDFASNLLMPGDRLREWISNGRIDLHVLSAIAKRFQVSFEALCICFIKFTSQRAILVYWDNGYAKYEWRSSSAVRTRARIRRTGDPQEPLPGTLAADASVVQAWDGIEMSAAIWCPEEAPYMKLREFKHSYASRDRVLTLLLLESAEPRAWDRAWQDGESYDQFVANERLPVR; from the coding sequence TTGGGCACCGCGTGCCACCTCACCGGTTCGATTGCTGCCAGCCATGTCCACAAGTGGCTGCGGGCATGGTACGGCGCGGACGTGCCCGAGGCCATCGATCTCGATGTCGTGCGGCAAATGCTGCCGACCACGCCCTACGGCAAAGGGGTTCGGGAAATTCGTCCCCCGGTGCAGTTCAACGACGATGCCTTCGAGGGCATGCTGGCGCGGGATCCCGGCGACCCTGAGGTCTGGGGTATCGCCTACAACGGCACGGTCAGCCCGCAGCGCCAGCGATTCACCATCGCTCACGAGCTCGGGCACTTCATCCTGCACCGCGACCGGCAGCAGCGCTTCAACTGTGACAAGGAGAGCGTCTACTCGGGCCACGAGACGATGCGCCTGATCGAGCGCGAGGCCGACGACTTCGCCAGCAACTTGCTGATGCCCGGCGATCGGCTGCGCGAGTGGATCTCGAACGGACGCATCGATCTGCACGTCCTCAGCGCCATTGCCAAGCGCTTCCAGGTCTCGTTCGAGGCGCTGTGCATCTGCTTCATCAAGTTCACCTCGCAGCGCGCCATCCTGGTCTACTGGGACAACGGCTACGCGAAGTACGAATGGCGCAGCAGCAGCGCCGTCAGGACGCGGGCGCGCATCCGACGCACCGGCGATCCGCAAGAGCCGTTACCCGGCACGCTCGCCGCCGACGCGAGCGTCGTGCAGGCGTGGGACGGCATCGAGATGTCTGCTGCGATCTGGTGTCCGGAGGAGGCACCCTACATGAAGCTGCGTGAGTTCAAGCACAGCTACGCCTCGAGAGATCGCGTCCTGACCCTGCTGCTGTTGGAAAGCGCTGAGCCGCGCGCTTGGGATCGGGCGTGGCAGGACGGCGAGAGCTACGACCAGTTCGTCGCGAACGAGCGGTTACCGGTACGCTGA
- a CDS encoding HEPN domain-containing protein — MTTNAQRLKDALEETLRLQSPESEEYKQWLQGPRNSPFPPSIPAGSSGFYPTTDRALGCITEIIDNIRINDAALARTLSRDEMFKRAMLALGANLSSLVEVADDDERWKQYREAISTAFTASPTSQTVYVPVWLFVRQEYGSFSVGPVEFVDRSGWLDKVELLRGSRPAWRSGVETAWGLASNDGDGADGDCDQIVKLAIRTVTRFASAEQRIACVAIEGFDDQEAQRRALLAARIAIDGIRLLIPGSNKKRIFTSADHGPPRAIERLRQMAGHDLTAGSGMEIPGVGGAPGAAQELIDASIDFRKAAGNCITVVISPTPAQENLPELSQRWSNAIHWYGRACVSDADFVALPMFGFALDILCGGKEEAGIRNLACALFEKEPEDCVRTDGLTLKAAVRKVYEWRSKIAHGSLLAADLILESERVLSESIANAMLYQYVMCLEQYRSSASPVDTGEYFLEWLRKNPPSTWSPTPTTA; from the coding sequence ATGACTACAAATGCCCAGCGACTGAAGGACGCCCTGGAGGAGACCCTTCGGCTCCAGAGCCCAGAAAGCGAAGAATACAAGCAATGGCTGCAAGGTCCTCGAAACTCGCCGTTTCCTCCTTCTATCCCGGCGGGAAGCAGTGGCTTCTATCCGACCACCGATCGGGCACTTGGCTGCATAACGGAGATCATCGACAACATCCGAATCAATGACGCCGCGCTTGCCCGAACTCTCAGCAGAGATGAAATGTTCAAGCGGGCGATGCTCGCGCTCGGAGCGAATCTTTCATCACTCGTTGAAGTCGCCGATGACGATGAGAGATGGAAGCAGTACCGAGAAGCCATCTCCACTGCGTTCACCGCCTCCCCGACCAGCCAGACTGTCTATGTGCCAGTGTGGCTCTTCGTCCGCCAGGAGTATGGGAGTTTCTCCGTCGGACCCGTTGAATTCGTTGATCGATCGGGATGGCTAGACAAGGTGGAACTCCTTCGAGGTAGTCGTCCCGCATGGCGATCAGGTGTTGAAACGGCTTGGGGGCTGGCTAGCAACGATGGCGACGGCGCTGATGGTGACTGCGATCAGATCGTCAAGTTGGCAATCCGGACGGTGACGCGCTTTGCGTCAGCAGAACAAAGAATTGCGTGTGTCGCCATTGAAGGCTTTGATGATCAAGAGGCGCAGCGTCGAGCACTGCTCGCAGCCAGAATTGCCATCGACGGCATACGGCTCCTCATCCCAGGCAGCAACAAGAAAAGGATATTCACCTCAGCCGACCACGGCCCGCCTCGCGCCATCGAGCGACTACGGCAGATGGCTGGGCACGACCTGACCGCTGGTTCAGGAATGGAAATACCAGGCGTTGGCGGAGCTCCCGGCGCAGCTCAGGAATTGATCGACGCCTCCATAGATTTCCGAAAGGCAGCCGGGAACTGCATCACGGTCGTCATCAGTCCGACGCCCGCGCAGGAAAACCTACCTGAGCTGTCTCAGCGATGGAGCAATGCCATTCACTGGTATGGTCGGGCATGCGTCTCCGACGCGGACTTCGTCGCACTGCCGATGTTTGGTTTCGCACTAGATATTTTGTGCGGTGGTAAGGAAGAGGCCGGAATTAGAAATCTGGCTTGCGCGCTCTTCGAGAAAGAGCCGGAAGACTGCGTTCGGACGGATGGGTTGACGCTCAAGGCTGCCGTGCGCAAGGTCTACGAATGGCGGTCGAAGATTGCTCATGGCTCCTTGCTGGCGGCCGACCTCATTCTTGAATCGGAGCGGGTCTTGTCCGAAAGCATCGCCAACGCAATGCTCTATCAGTACGTGATGTGTTTGGAGCAATACCGTTCAAGCGCGTCCCCCGTGGATACTGGCGAGTACTTCCTGGAGTGGCTCCGGAAGAACCCGCCGTCGACTTGGTCTCCGACACCAACCACGGCCTGA
- a CDS encoding DUF2924 domain-containing protein has product MTTHAGPADPATVAARVARLPHLPMDSLWALWDEYFEERPKHHHRTWLESRLAYRIQERAFGGLKPATRRKLEEIGETGILPRQLRRDASRLLPGTVLTRMFDDVEHRVLVRGPNDFEYQGQRFKSLTAIARHITGTPWSGPAFFGLKTKDGRKEPA; this is encoded by the coding sequence ATGACGACACACGCAGGCCCCGCGGACCCGGCCACCGTCGCCGCCCGCGTCGCCCGGTTGCCCCACCTGCCGATGGACAGCCTCTGGGCGCTGTGGGACGAGTACTTCGAGGAGCGGCCCAAGCATCACCACCGCACCTGGCTGGAGAGCCGGCTCGCCTACAGGATCCAGGAGCGCGCCTTCGGCGGATTGAAGCCCGCGACCCGCCGCAAGCTCGAGGAGATCGGTGAGACGGGCATCCTGCCACGCCAACTGCGCCGTGACGCGAGTCGGCTGCTGCCGGGCACGGTGCTCACGCGGATGTTCGACGACGTCGAGCACCGGGTGCTGGTGCGCGGGCCCAATGACTTCGAGTATCAGGGGCAGCGGTTCAAGAGCCTGACGGCGATTGCCCGCCACATCACCGGCACGCCTTGGTCGGGCCCCGCGTTCTTCGGCCTCAAGACCAAGGACGGACGGAAGGAGCCGGCATGA
- a CDS encoding recombinase family protein — MPTPGPVTPSRRCAVYTRKSTDEGLDQEYNSLEAQRDAGLAFIASQRHEGWIAIEEGYDDGGYSGGNLDRPALKRLLADIEAGRIDIVVVYKIDRLTRSLADFAKLVEVFDRNGVSFVSVTQQFNTTTSMGRLTLNILLSFAQFEREVTGERIRDKIAASKAKGMWMGGMPPLGYDVVDRKLVVNEREAALVRDIFRRYAEHGSAARLVREMAIEGHTTKAWVTQGGRRRTGRPIDQQYIFALLRNRIYLGEIRNHGTWYPGQHEAIVPRDLWDAVHAFIERRKQAPREHRAQHPALLAGLLFAPDGQRMLHTFVKKKSGRTYRYYVPYLHKRRNAGASLAPDAPDVGHLPAAEIENAVLTQIHAALSAPEVLIGTWRACQRHPAGAALDEAQVVVAMRRIGDVWAQLFPAEQQRIARLLIERVQLHEYGLDILWREDGWLGLGPEIGVHPLVDECRAPAEEVLT; from the coding sequence ATGCCGACGCCTGGTCCCGTCACGCCATCGAGGCGCTGTGCGGTCTACACCCGCAAGTCCACCGACGAGGGATTGGACCAGGAGTACAACAGCCTGGAGGCCCAACGCGACGCGGGGCTGGCCTTCATCGCCAGCCAACGTCATGAGGGCTGGATCGCCATCGAGGAGGGTTATGACGACGGCGGCTACTCCGGCGGCAATCTCGACCGCCCTGCGCTCAAGCGCCTGCTGGCCGACATCGAGGCCGGCAGGATCGACATCGTGGTCGTCTACAAGATCGATCGCCTCACGCGCAGCCTGGCGGACTTCGCCAAGCTGGTGGAGGTGTTCGACCGCAACGGCGTCTCCTTCGTCTCGGTCACGCAGCAGTTCAACACCACCACCTCGATGGGGCGGCTCACGCTCAACATCCTGCTGTCCTTCGCGCAGTTCGAGCGCGAGGTCACCGGCGAGCGCATCCGCGACAAGATCGCCGCCTCCAAGGCGAAGGGCATGTGGATGGGCGGCATGCCGCCGCTGGGCTATGACGTCGTCGATCGCAAGCTCGTCGTCAACGAGCGCGAGGCCGCACTCGTGCGTGACATCTTCCGGCGCTACGCCGAGCATGGCTCGGCTGCACGGCTGGTGCGGGAGATGGCGATCGAGGGGCACACCACCAAGGCCTGGGTGACCCAAGGCGGGCGCCGGCGCACGGGCCGACCCATCGACCAGCAATACATCTTCGCGCTGCTGCGCAACCGCATCTACCTGGGTGAGATCCGCAACCACGGCACGTGGTATCCCGGCCAACACGAAGCGATCGTGCCACGAGACCTGTGGGACGCCGTGCACGCTTTCATCGAGCGCCGCAAGCAGGCGCCGCGCGAACACCGGGCCCAACACCCGGCGCTGCTCGCGGGCCTGCTGTTCGCGCCCGACGGCCAGCGCATGCTGCACACCTTCGTCAAGAAGAAGAGCGGACGCACCTACCGCTACTACGTCCCCTACCTGCACAAGCGTCGTAACGCGGGCGCGAGCCTGGCGCCGGACGCCCCAGACGTCGGCCATCTGCCCGCGGCCGAGATCGAGAACGCGGTGCTGACGCAGATCCACGCGGCGCTCTCGGCGCCGGAGGTGCTGATCGGTACCTGGCGGGCGTGCCAGCGCCACCCGGCGGGTGCCGCCCTCGACGAAGCGCAGGTGGTGGTGGCGATGCGACGCATCGGCGACGTGTGGGCGCAGTTGTTCCCGGCCGAGCAGCAACGCATCGCGCGGCTGCTGATCGAGCGGGTCCAACTGCATGAGTACGGACTCGACATCCTCTGGCGTGAAGACGGCTGGCTGGGATTGGGGCCCGAGATCGGCGTGCATCCCTTGGTCGACGAGTGCCGCGCGCCTGCCGAGGAGGTCTTGACATGA
- a CDS encoding peptidase domain-containing ABC transporter, with the protein MADGAQSSSTAASAGIHTRLQFGWSRRLPMLLQTEAAECGLACLAMVANYHGHDMDLASLRRRFVASLKGVTLARLMEMAGKLGFVCRPLKLDLDDLAQLRTPCVLHWDLNHFVVLKRVARRGIVIHDPAGGVRKLGMREVSDHFTGVALELSPAADFAPVRERQAVSLRALTGKVQGLAPALAQILMLALALEVFALAAPFYLQWVLDQVLVSADRDLLTLLGLGFGALAILSALVTAARSWAVTWLGATLNVQWAGNLFGHLMRLPLDWFEKRHVGDVVSRFGSIQTIQKTLTTQFVGSLLDGLMSLVTLVVMAFYSAWLTLVVLGLFLAYGLARWLWFGPLRRASEEQIVYAARQQSELLESIRGAMPVKLANKQDERLARYANATVAATNRDIGVQRLTIAFALGNQLMFGLGRVALIWIAAALALRNEFSAGMLVAFIAYADQFTSRAAGLVDKWTDFRMLRLHAERVADVALTAPEPRAETAWTGPAPEASVELRNVSFRYAEGEPWILRHCNLRIEAGESVAITGPSGCGKTTLAKIVLGLLEPTEGEVLFGGIDIRKLGLDTYRQWASAVMQDDQLFAGSIADNVSFFDPEASMERIVAAAQMAAIHEDIVRMPMGYQSLVGDMGSSLSGGQKQRVILARALYRQPKLLVLDEATSHLDVERERLISTTIQHLALTRIIIAHRLETMASADRMLALVDTQAKVCQTVDVAIGKAEAGAADISGVQKE; encoded by the coding sequence ATGGCTGACGGTGCGCAGTCCAGCTCGACGGCCGCCAGCGCGGGTATACATACCCGTCTGCAATTCGGCTGGTCGCGCCGCTTGCCGATGCTGTTGCAGACGGAAGCGGCCGAATGCGGCCTGGCCTGCCTGGCGATGGTGGCGAACTACCACGGCCACGACATGGACCTGGCCAGCTTGCGCCGGCGCTTCGTCGCTTCGCTCAAGGGCGTGACCCTGGCCCGGCTGATGGAGATGGCCGGAAAGCTCGGTTTCGTTTGTCGCCCGCTGAAGCTGGATCTCGACGATCTGGCGCAGTTGCGCACCCCCTGCGTGCTGCATTGGGACCTCAACCATTTCGTCGTACTCAAGCGCGTCGCGCGTCGCGGCATCGTTATCCACGATCCGGCGGGCGGAGTCCGCAAGTTGGGCATGCGCGAGGTGTCCGATCATTTCACCGGCGTAGCGCTGGAACTGTCGCCAGCCGCCGACTTCGCGCCGGTGCGCGAACGGCAGGCGGTCTCGCTGCGTGCGCTCACAGGCAAGGTGCAGGGCCTGGCGCCCGCGCTGGCGCAGATCCTGATGTTGGCGCTGGCGCTGGAAGTTTTCGCATTGGCCGCGCCGTTCTACCTTCAATGGGTACTGGACCAGGTGCTGGTCTCGGCCGACCGCGACCTGCTTACTTTGCTGGGTCTGGGTTTTGGCGCGCTGGCGATCCTGTCGGCGCTGGTCACCGCCGCGCGTTCGTGGGCGGTGACCTGGCTGGGCGCCACGCTCAACGTGCAATGGGCCGGCAACCTGTTCGGCCACCTGATGCGGCTGCCGCTGGACTGGTTCGAGAAGCGCCACGTGGGCGACGTGGTGTCGCGCTTCGGCTCCATCCAGACCATCCAGAAAACCCTGACCACGCAGTTCGTCGGTTCCCTGCTGGACGGGTTGATGTCGCTGGTCACGCTGGTGGTGATGGCTTTCTACAGCGCATGGCTGACGCTAGTGGTGCTGGGGCTGTTCCTGGCCTATGGCTTGGCACGCTGGTTGTGGTTCGGGCCACTGCGTCGGGCCAGCGAGGAACAGATCGTCTATGCCGCGCGTCAGCAGAGCGAATTGCTGGAATCTATCCGCGGTGCCATGCCCGTCAAACTGGCCAACAAGCAGGACGAGCGGCTGGCGCGCTATGCCAACGCTACTGTCGCCGCCACCAACCGCGATATCGGCGTCCAGCGGCTCACCATCGCCTTCGCGTTGGGCAACCAGTTGATGTTCGGGCTGGGGCGGGTGGCGTTGATCTGGATTGCCGCCGCGTTGGCGCTCAGGAACGAGTTCTCGGCCGGCATGCTGGTGGCGTTCATCGCCTACGCGGACCAGTTCACCAGCCGGGCAGCGGGGTTGGTCGACAAGTGGACGGACTTCCGCATGCTGCGGCTGCATGCCGAACGGGTGGCGGACGTTGCCCTGACTGCACCGGAGCCGCGGGCCGAGACCGCCTGGACGGGCCCCGCTCCCGAGGCCAGCGTGGAACTGCGCAACGTCAGCTTCCGCTATGCCGAGGGTGAGCCGTGGATCCTGAGGCACTGCAACCTGCGCATCGAAGCGGGCGAGTCGGTGGCGATCACCGGTCCCAGCGGCTGCGGCAAGACCACCTTGGCGAAGATCGTGCTTGGTCTGCTCGAGCCTACCGAAGGCGAAGTACTGTTCGGCGGCATAGACATCCGCAAGCTAGGCCTGGACACCTATCGCCAGTGGGCCAGCGCGGTGATGCAGGACGATCAGCTCTTCGCCGGCTCCATCGCCGACAACGTCAGCTTCTTCGATCCGGAGGCATCGATGGAGCGGATCGTGGCGGCGGCGCAGATGGCGGCGATTCACGAGGACATCGTGCGGATGCCGATGGGTTACCAGAGCCTGGTGGGCGACATGGGTTCCAGCCTGTCTGGCGGACAGAAGCAGCGGGTGATTCTGGCGCGGGCGCTGTATCGGCAACCGAAGCTGCTGGTCCTTGACGAGGCGACCAGTCATCTGGATGTGGAGCGTGAGCGATTGATAAGTACCACCATACAGCATTTAGCGCTTACGCGAATCATTATTGCGCATCGGCTGGAAACGATGGCCAGCGCGGACAGAATGCTTGCCCTAGTTGATACGCAAGCCAAAGTTTGCCAAACCGTAGATGTGGCGATTGGCAAAGCTGAAGCCGGAGCGGCGGATATATCCGGCGTACAAAAGGAGTGA
- a CDS encoding HlyD family efflux transporter periplasmic adaptor subunit: protein MSGTLFRKEVVEVRRGEWLGSIVMAAPLSRWLLTALALSVATALLLFLFLGSYTRRETVAGQLVPSAGLLNVAAPTAGTVVRLRVRDGQPVKAGEALLELAGDQDSAALGSTHALVGQQLEIQRTRLASDLDEQQVLVKQQAAALKAKIGLLSAQLDQIAGQLDFQQQQVTSNRQLLERIEPLSAKGYVSILQVQQQRTALLDAQTQYKALVRQQLDTRQQLEAARQALSQLPLEAAAKRNETERQLASVLQSMAQNEMARAVVLRAPRDGVVSAVLFKEGQMVSAGQPLLSLLPAGATLQAQLLVPSRAIGFIAPGNRVVLRYQAFPYQKFGQQYGRVDDVSRSALAPSEVAALVGEQAKEPLYRVQVALDSQRVMAYGKAEPVKPGMAVEADILMERRRLIEWVFEPLYGIGHRLGGQAHG from the coding sequence ATGTCGGGGACGTTGTTTCGCAAGGAAGTCGTGGAGGTCCGGCGCGGGGAATGGCTGGGCTCCATCGTGATGGCGGCGCCGTTGTCGCGCTGGCTGCTCACGGCCTTGGCGCTGTCGGTCGCCACGGCGTTGCTGCTATTTCTTTTTCTCGGTTCCTATACCCGCCGCGAGACGGTGGCCGGTCAGCTGGTACCCAGCGCAGGCTTGTTGAACGTTGCCGCGCCCACTGCCGGTACCGTAGTGCGGCTGCGCGTGCGCGACGGCCAGCCCGTCAAGGCAGGGGAGGCCCTGCTCGAGCTTGCCGGCGATCAGGACAGCGCGGCGCTCGGCAGCACGCACGCCTTGGTGGGCCAGCAGCTCGAAATCCAGCGCACGCGGCTGGCCTCGGACCTGGACGAGCAGCAGGTATTGGTCAAGCAGCAGGCAGCGGCGCTCAAGGCCAAGATCGGGCTGTTGAGCGCCCAGCTCGACCAGATCGCCGGCCAGCTGGATTTTCAGCAACAGCAGGTCACCAGCAACCGGCAATTGCTGGAACGCATCGAACCGCTGTCCGCCAAGGGCTACGTATCGATCTTGCAGGTGCAACAGCAGCGCACGGCGCTGCTCGACGCGCAGACGCAGTACAAGGCTCTCGTCCGTCAGCAGTTGGATACGCGGCAGCAACTGGAGGCCGCTCGCCAGGCACTCTCGCAATTGCCGCTGGAAGCGGCGGCCAAGCGCAACGAGACCGAACGGCAATTGGCGTCCGTCCTCCAGTCCATGGCGCAGAACGAGATGGCGCGAGCGGTGGTGCTGCGCGCGCCGCGCGACGGGGTGGTGTCGGCCGTGCTGTTCAAGGAAGGGCAGATGGTGAGCGCCGGGCAGCCGCTGCTTTCGCTGCTGCCGGCCGGCGCGACCTTGCAGGCGCAGCTATTGGTGCCCAGCCGGGCGATCGGTTTCATCGCCCCGGGCAACCGGGTAGTGCTGCGCTACCAGGCATTTCCCTATCAAAAGTTCGGGCAGCAGTACGGGCGCGTGGACGACGTCTCGCGCAGCGCCCTGGCGCCCTCGGAAGTGGCGGCCCTGGTCGGCGAGCAGGCAAAGGAGCCGCTGTACCGGGTCCAGGTAGCGCTGGACAGCCAGCGCGTCATGGCCTACGGCAAGGCCGAGCCGGTCAAGCCGGGCATGGCAGTGGAGGCGGACATTCTGATGGAACGGCGGCGCCTGATCGAATGGGTGTTCGAGCCGCTGTACGGCATCGGCCACCGGTTGGGAGGGCAGGCGCATGGCTGA
- a CDS encoding helix-turn-helix transcriptional regulator has protein sequence MPTTASTITRSPVDAINGLSPGDRRVLNENELAQRWGLSPKTLQRWRSEGRGPRYLKLSKRVSYPLESVIEFERGALHDSTSERAAR, from the coding sequence ATGCCGACAACGGCAAGCACCATCACCCGGTCGCCGGTCGATGCGATCAACGGTCTGTCTCCCGGCGATCGTCGGGTCCTCAACGAGAACGAGCTCGCGCAGCGCTGGGGCCTGAGCCCCAAGACCCTGCAGCGCTGGCGCAGCGAAGGGCGTGGCCCGCGCTACCTGAAGCTGTCCAAGCGCGTCAGCTACCCCCTGGAGTCGGTCATCGAGTTCGAGCGTGGTGCCCTGCACGACTCGACCTCCGAGCGCGCGGCGCGCTGA
- a CDS encoding ATP-binding protein, with product MPLPIVTANERLVEKRCAKVALVGAPGVGKTSQIRTLDAERTLLVDTEAGDLSILDWGGDTLRPRTWPEFKDLVVFLAGPSPSATPEQAFSQAHFDHVCQKYGDPAQLAKYDTYFVDSLTVLSRMCLAWCKTQPAAFSEKTGKPDTRGAYGLLGTEMIGALTHLQHVRDKHVIYVCILEEKLDDFNRRIYQLQLEGAKTSAELPGVLDEVITLAILKADDGTPYRAFVTGADNPWGFPSKDRSGRLAPIEEPHLGKLIAKCLGRTAAAHASALSHSTDLNASKE from the coding sequence ATGCCATTGCCTATCGTGACGGCCAACGAAAGACTCGTCGAAAAACGCTGCGCCAAGGTCGCCCTCGTCGGTGCGCCCGGGGTGGGCAAGACCTCCCAGATCCGCACGCTCGATGCCGAACGCACCTTACTGGTGGACACCGAGGCCGGCGATCTGTCCATCCTCGACTGGGGCGGTGACACCCTGCGCCCGCGCACCTGGCCGGAGTTCAAGGACCTGGTGGTGTTCCTGGCAGGACCCAGCCCGAGCGCCACACCCGAGCAGGCCTTCTCGCAGGCCCACTTTGATCACGTCTGCCAGAAGTACGGCGACCCGGCGCAGCTGGCCAAGTACGACACCTACTTCGTCGATTCCTTGACCGTGCTCTCGCGGATGTGCCTGGCCTGGTGCAAGACCCAGCCGGCCGCATTCTCCGAGAAGACCGGCAAGCCCGACACCCGGGGCGCTTATGGCTTGCTCGGCACCGAGATGATCGGCGCCCTCACGCACCTGCAGCACGTGAGGGACAAGCACGTCATCTACGTCTGCATCCTGGAAGAGAAGCTGGACGATTTCAACCGCCGCATCTACCAGCTGCAGCTCGAAGGCGCCAAGACCTCGGCCGAGCTGCCTGGTGTGCTCGATGAAGTCATCACGCTGGCCATCTTGAAGGCCGACGACGGCACGCCATACCGCGCGTTCGTCACCGGCGCGGACAACCCCTGGGGCTTCCCGAGCAAGGACCGCTCGGGACGGCTTGCCCCCATCGAAGAACCCCACCTCGGAAAGCTCATTGCCAAGTGCCTCGGCCGCACTGCCGCAGCACACGCCAGCGCTTTGTCGCATTCAACCGACCTCAACGCATCCAAGGAGTGA
- a CDS encoding DUF6511 domain-containing protein, giving the protein MKCWVCKRQARGYGHSDLRHPVGDARRYPIDWVFCSRRCQQAFHALYGQWLRVQEGRTSKTEVAMIDPSDVELAAMRKCLKAFGAAAESIGFDKPLGEYSEAEALQVIDAIVTCYTDAMVEHHEATKYPPVRGLKRPVSDPFADLEDDLPWEEPKAQAQTARTAAPKEARR; this is encoded by the coding sequence GTGAAGTGCTGGGTCTGCAAACGACAGGCGCGCGGCTACGGCCACTCGGACCTTCGGCATCCGGTGGGCGATGCCCGGCGCTATCCGATCGACTGGGTGTTCTGCTCGCGGCGTTGCCAGCAGGCGTTTCACGCGCTCTACGGCCAGTGGCTGCGCGTGCAGGAAGGACGCACGTCCAAAACGGAGGTGGCCATGATCGATCCGTCTGACGTCGAACTGGCCGCGATGAGGAAGTGCCTCAAGGCCTTCGGCGCGGCGGCAGAAAGCATCGGCTTCGACAAGCCGCTGGGCGAGTATTCCGAGGCCGAGGCGCTCCAGGTGATCGACGCCATCGTCACCTGCTACACGGACGCGATGGTCGAGCACCACGAGGCGACCAAGTACCCGCCGGTGCGCGGGCTGAAGCGCCCGGTGTCCGATCCCTTCGCCGATCTGGAAGACGACCTGCCGTGGGAGGAGCCGAAGGCTCAAGCGCAGACGGCACGCACGGCAGCACCCAAGGAGGCGCGGCGATGA
- a CDS encoding helix-turn-helix domain-containing protein yields the protein MNETPLHPVLGERLIDAREAALALNLPHYWLTHAKERRRLRLPHYRVGKLLRFKLSELMAWMEERQALLTADAVHEEEADAGLQ from the coding sequence ATGAACGAGACACCACTGCACCCGGTGCTCGGGGAGCGCCTGATCGACGCACGCGAGGCGGCACTGGCGCTCAATCTGCCGCACTACTGGCTCACGCACGCGAAGGAGCGCCGGCGTCTGCGCCTGCCGCACTACCGGGTGGGCAAGCTGCTGCGTTTCAAGCTCTCCGAACTGATGGCGTGGATGGAGGAACGTCAAGCCCTGCTCACGGCCGACGCAGTGCACGAGGAGGAGGCGGATGCTGGACTTCAATGA
- a CDS encoding helix-turn-helix domain-containing protein has protein sequence MASAFGSRLRRFREAKKLTLQQVADAVGCTKAYIWELEMKEGQRPPPSACRRWPGCWASRWKTSWVSPSPGSRGQSRGRGLLPRVRRDDGGGEETLPAGARDHVPDKGQGGD, from the coding sequence ATGGCTTCCGCGTTTGGATCTCGCCTGCGGCGATTCCGCGAGGCGAAGAAATTGACCCTGCAGCAGGTGGCCGACGCGGTCGGCTGCACCAAGGCTTACATCTGGGAACTGGAGATGAAGGAGGGCCAACGCCCTCCGCCGAGCGCGTGCAGGCGCTGGCCAGGGTGTTGGGCGTCACGATGGAAGACATCATGGGTGAGCCCATCCCCAGGTTCCCGAGGCCAGTCCCGAGGACGTGGCCTTCTTCCGCGAGTACGCCGGGATGACGGAGGAGGAGAAGAGACGCTACCGGCAGGCGCTCGAGATCATGTTCCCGACAAGGGCCAGGGCGGGGACTGA